Proteins encoded in a region of the Pelmatolapia mariae isolate MD_Pm_ZW linkage group LG16_19, Pm_UMD_F_2, whole genome shotgun sequence genome:
- the cd302 gene encoding CD302 antigen has protein sequence MESLKKSHRSLLCCVFVLCVQLPLTGGCPADGRTWVPFKDRCYHFVHGDEDKIKSYSFEDAKTHCKGFELLTIQSEEENNFVIDYSPEVWKNSPPVIVWLGMYYDSNTQNMTWLHDNAVNFSNWEDGSLTSDLAAMDKCAALHTNTGKWEIVSCSDDLENGVICEAAQDKEKAKRKPSAVLSALVILSVVAIVGVSAVVWFLHQKHNFGSGIVTAFEYHPPFRVPDTDQSCLVEAEETDSTP, from the exons ATGGAGTCGCTGAAGAAAAGTCACCGCTCGTTGTTGTGTTGTGTCTTCGTGCTGTGTGTTCAGCTGCCTTTGACGGGAG GCTGCCCTGCAGATGGACGAACCTGGGTGCCCTTTAAGGACAGATGTTACCACTTTGTCCATGGAGACGAAGACAaaatcaaaagctacagcttcGAAGATGCAAAAACTCACTGCAAAGGCTTTG AACTTTTGACGATCCAGAGTGAGGAGGAGAATAACTTTGTCATCGACTATAGCCCCGAAGTGTGGAAAAACAGCCCGCCGGTCATCGTGTGGCTTGGAATGTATTACGACTCAAACA CTCAAAACATGACGTGGCTTCACGACAACGCGGTGAATTTCTCTAACTGGGAGGACGGCTCTTTGACGTCAGACCTCGCGGCCATGGATAAATGTGCAgctctgcacacaaacacaggaaagTGGGAAATTGTCAGTTGCAGTGATGACCTGGAGAATGGGGTAATCTGTGAAGCCGCCCAGG ATAAAGAGAAAGCCAAGCGGA AACCTAGCGCAGTGCTCTCTGCCCTCGTCATTCTCAGCGTGGTGGCTATCGTGGGAGTCTCAGCTGTTGTTTGGTTTCTGCACCAGAAGCACAACTTTGGCTCCGGCATCGTCACGGCGTTCGAGTACCACCCTCCTTTCCGAGTCCCTGACACAGACCAGTCGTGCCTGGTGGAGGCTGAGGAGACTGATAGCACACCATAG